Genomic segment of Rattus norvegicus strain BN/NHsdMcwi chromosome 7, GRCr8, whole genome shotgun sequence:
agcctggtctacacagtgagttccaggatgaccAGAGCTACAAAGTGGAGACCCTGTTCACACAACAAAACCCACCAGAGGAAAGCAGAAAGCTGTCAGTGGGGCGGAAGGAATAGTGCACAACAGCTTCAAGAACGTAAACCATTTTCCCTAAACAGAAGACTCCGCCCTGCTCTCTTGCAGAACACATACATGGGCTATCTTGACTACCGAAAGAAGAGCATAAAGGAGCTTGGCATCAGCCCCAGCACCTGCTCGTTCAACCCTGGTGTCATTGTCGCCAACATGACCGAATGGAAACACCAGCGCATCACCAAACAGCTGGAAAAATGGATGCAAAAGAACGTCGAGTACGTGAGGGCTTCTCTGCCACCATTGCTCCCAGCCGGGAACAAATGGCTTGAGTGATCTTTTCCATAGCTcaggaattaaaacaaaatgagacATCTAAGGTCAGATTATCACAGAACCtgtcaaccaaaaaaaaaaaaaaaaaggagcatgGGGATGGGGGCAGAAATCTGAGAAATCGAGACGAGGAAtctgtccctttcttcttcctgatgAGTTGCTTAATAATGTGACTTGAGTCTTTTCCACTAAAAAACCCTCATTTATCTTAGTTGAATTTCTTTTACAGGACCGCTGTTTCTGtgaggacagggtctcactgtgtagccctaacCTGcgggcctggaactcactaggaaaccaggctggcttttGCCTCTGATGTGCTGGGATCCGAGATGTGTACCTCCACACCTGGCCACAGACCTACTTTGAAGGCTAATTTCACAGagccagaatttaaaaaaaaaatactttaacgtgattctgtgtgtgtgtgcgtgcgtgtgtgtgtttgcacatgtgtgtatgggtgtgtgcacaggTATGTGTGTGGATAACTTCAGGCTTCATTTTTCGCAGTGCAGCTCAgctccttttgagacaggatggcTTGCTGGCTGGGAGCTCAGCAATTAGGCTAGGCAGctggccatcctcctgcctccacctttctAGTGCAGGGCTACCAAGCAGGGGGTTTCCACACGGTTCTAGGGCtagaggcaagcactttactgactgagtttTCTCCCCAGCTCTTGCATTAAAAGTGACTTCCAATTTAAAATTTTGGAGTTTTAATGATCAGATTTTAAAagtagagcaaaaaaaaaaaaattactaacacAACCATTACCACGTCACTGTCTTTCCTAgtagtctttattatttttatatttataatatttatagtatctaaaatatttatattaagttTAAACATatcttataattttaaaaattgttcattCTATTTCTTCCATTTAAAAAAGTGAATTCTATGCGTACGGTGTTCTGCTTCctccatgtgtgcctgtgcaccacatgttTGCCTCTGCCTGGTACCCTCGGAGGCCAAAAAAGGGTGTGGATCCCTAGGAACCTGGAGTCATAAATGGTTGAGTCAGCATCTGGATGCTGGGGTCCCCTGTAGGAgcgccagtgctcttaaccatcccTGCAGCCCCTTCATCCACGTATCTTAGCACCATTATAACACTGAGCTTGCATGCGACTATAAATAATACAGGATCAGAATTCGATCTTCCGTGCCCACCATAAAAAACCGCGACAGGATATGCACAAGTATTGACCTTGGGAATCTATCTAGGTGGCATACACAAGAGTGTGATGTGACCTTAGGTGACATACTTGGGAGACAGTGGCTCTGGACCATGTACTGTGTTTCTCCGTGTCCATGAGAGATGTGTGTGATTGTGCATGCCTACGGTCCTAGCACACGGCAGTGAGGACCCTAGGCTTGGCTCAAGGTTTTCCTCAGCTGTACTGGGACTTCAAGACCATTCTGATCTACTCGAGACCCTGTTTCTAACAATGAAAAAACCCCCattaaagggttggggatttagctcagcggtagagcgcttgcctaggaagcgcaaggccctgggttcggtccccagctccggaaaaaagaaccaaaaaaaaaaaaaaaaaaaaaaaaacccgattataaaataaaagttgggggctggagggatggctcagtggttaagagcaccgactgctcttccagagatcctgagttcaattcccagcaaccacatggtggctcacaaccatctgtaatgagattcgatgccttcttccggtgtgtctgaagacaaggacagtgtacacatatacataaaataaataaatttaaaaaaaataaataaaataaaataaaagttgggGGAAAGTAGAAAAACCTTGTAACTTTTCTTCTGAAGGACCGACCACATTAGCATCTGTCTACTTCGTGTTTGTGAGGCTCCAGACcaaatgttgtttttttttatcccaTTTCTTAGGGAAAACCTCTACAGCAGCTCCCTGGGCGGAGGCGTGGCGACCTCCCCCATGCTGATTGTGTTTCACGGAAAGTATTCCACCATCAACCCACTGTGGCACATAAGGCACCTCGGTAAGTCTTCCAGGAAGCAGGGGGAGTGAACTTTTTAcccagtgtgcaccaccacactagcACCTATAGCCCAGGGCTTCAAGCCTCAGGGGTGACCTCGGCCACCTCTCCTCTTTAACCCTCAGGCTGAGGATCTGCAAATGCAGATGGTATCATCTTCAGTTGCCAGAGGGGTGTATTCTAGGATTCAAGAAAAGGCTTCCGACTAGGGCTGGAAAGACAGATCCACACTAAGAGCGAGGGCTGTTCTTtgagaagacccaggttcaattcccagtacccacatggcagctctcaactgtgattccagttccaggggatctgaccctcTCACACAATGCAccgaagataaaaataaatttacaaacaATTTAAAGAAAAGCTGATGGAGTGGTGCTTAGCATAGAAGTTCCACTTTGTGAAGGACCCGTGCAGAGAGCCTACTGATGTGTGACGGCGTATGACCTTAGGCAGTCTGCACTTCAATGCATTGGGTCAGGACTCACCGTCTCCATAGACGTAAAAACCCATTAAAGTTGAGGTCCGGAACACGTCGCATGAAGCTGGGCCGGGGACACAGCTCACTGGCTCACTTGCCAAGCAGGCATGACTACCATTTGGATCCCCAGGACCCTTGCAAAAGGCAACAGCATGGCGGCCCCCAGCAATCCCGGCACTCAGGTAGCAGAGACAGGGGGTTCTGTGGGCAAGCCAGCTAGCTAGACCAGCCACATCAGCAAGCTCTGGGTGTAAGTGAGAGACCATGGCTTCGATACTGGAAGGAAACTGATGAGGAAACCTGATGTCCACTCCGGCCTTCCATAATGCACACGTAGACAGTGGACACGTGCAAGACggaagaaggaaaaggacagGCCCTGGAGCAGACTCGGGTTCACGCCCTGCGATACCACTGTGCAAGAAGGCATCGCCACCTTTCTGAGGAAAAGAATCCATTTTCCCCTGGGAGGTTTGGAATCAGGCAAGAAATGTGAAGTCAGTCTGTGGAGCGGCAGTTTGAACCGTGACCTGGTTTTAAATCGCTTTGTACATGGAAAGCAACAAGAGCGCTAAGGCGCACTAAATTTGGGTGAGAACAGAAGGCCTTTTATCATCCGTACAATGAAGTCGTCCCACACTGTCCTGGAGCCGAGGTGAAGACGGCTCTCTGATGGCTTCTCATGGCATAGTGCCTCCTCTCAGATGTGGGCTCCCTTCATGGAGACTGGCTGGAGCTGGTACCTGTTACCACAGGCTAAGGCAACTGACTAGCTTCTCTACGGCAGCTGCTAACACGTGACAGAAGCCAGGTTCTATTGTCACTGACGTGTAGCACAAGGACATGATCCTGCCTGACCATTTTTTCTTTACTCAGTGAAGTTTCAgttgaggaaaaataaaacaggaggatatggtgtgtatatatatatactttttgaaTGTCCTTCTACAGTACTGTAGAACACTCCGAGGAATGGCAGTATTAAGGTCTCTTCACTATTAGAACCTCTGGCTTATGTTCGCTTATCACTCTGCAGTCTGGTGTTACACCAAGGTGACTTACCTGAGGTGTGACTCCTGCTAACTGGAAACTTCTACCATAGCCTGTAGGTTTCATATAAAGTCGTGTTCACTAACGAGCCTGTTATTTCCTCCCCTCCGCACGCGCTGAAGGCTGGAACCCTGATGCAAGATATTCGGAGCACTTTCTGCAGGAGGCTAAACTGCTCCACTGGAACGGACGACACAAACCCTGGGACTTTCCTAGCGTCCACAATGACTTATGGGAGAGCTGGTTTGTTCCTGATCCTGCAGGGATCTTTAGACTGAATCACaagagatgagagactctcatcAGAATACTCCCTGGATACAAATGGAACGGCCTTTGTACCCTGCAACACCGTTCTTTACGAGCAACGCTTCTGATATACATGACCTACAGTGTAAGAAACAAAACTACTGTGTACAATTAGAACCATGGCCCTCACACACAGACTTAACCTCCTGAAGTTCAGATGAGACTTAGGAGCAGCCCCCACTCATTCTTCTCTgtggtttgagacaggatctcactatgcatCCTAGGTCTCGGCCTGAATGAAAACTGTATCTGAAAACTTTCAAAATCTCTTAATTTCTTAGATAGTTTTGGagctgttcttttgttttgactttgtttaaGATGGGGTCTCCCCGGCTGGAGAGTGTTTAATAAGAgtgtggctgctcttccagaggacccaggtttgattcccagtacccacatggcagttcacagtccTTTGTAaatacagttccaggggatcggaCATTCTCTTGTGGCCTCCGCAGGCCCTGGGCACACAGGATGTACAGATATATTGCAGGCAAAACGTCCATGCATGTTTTAATAAACAAGTTAGCCGGGTGGCAGCagcagatgcctttaatcccagcactcaagcgGCAgagagaggtaggcagatctctgtgagttcgaggacagcctactctccacagtgagttccaggacagccagggctacacacagagaaaccctgtctcaaaagcaaaaagacaCAAAGGTAGGGTTTCTCTCTATATCCCTTTAtaacttggaactcactatattgatttcaaactcacaaagatctgcatGACTGtatcctgagtactggaattgaagacccgggccaccgtgcctgcctgcaggtttttttctttttttaaacaggtCACCAgttttgtcttttataaaactataatttcaaaaaaaaagtagTATCTGTAAAAATAAACGATTCAAGCTTTTGTGACTTCCCTCATGTATTACTCTACATGATAAATGTAACAGACAGTAAACTGTCCTCAGGTTCACAGCGGGGAAGAAGACCCTTAAATCTTGCTGAGAAAAGTCTGTATATTGTTAAGTACAGCCATTCTTAATGTTCACTGTGAAAATGATCAGACTTTCGCATGTTTAAAATCTcagtattatttaatgaaaacaaatccCACCCTGTCAGTACAGGGTGCACAGCACTCACTACTCACCATGTTCAAGGAAAAGCACCAGGACAGTACTCAGAGGGTCCACGCACCCACTCTCCAGTCATAATTTAAAGGTATTTCTCCATGGTAAAGCTACAATAGTTACATACCAAGGCAATACTACATGCTTTACAGTCccatgaaaaaaaataattcaattgaTTCTAATCCCTGATGCAAGGCACTTCAAAGCACCCGCATGAAATGCCCATGTAAACAGCAGTGCAGTGCCCCTTTCAAATCACATGACTTGTACACAGCCTGACccagacagaaggaaaaggaaagtccATCATTGCCACAGCTAAAGGCATGTTAAAAATTTCTACCAAGAAACTGCTTCTCTCATTATTCATAGAACAGGCTACATAGCCTCTGTGAAATACAAAACCCTCGTGGACATTTCATATTGAAAAACCAGCGAGCTCCAGGAGTACCATCAAGTCAGAGAACTCGAGAGTGGTCAGGCGTGGATGCACCAGGCATTTCTGAATACCCACGGTTAATATCCACCAGCCCTGGTGGGCTGTCTGTAGCCCTGTGGAAAATGCATTAGCAACCACAAAGGCACAAATTCCAATCAACTTTTTCATGAGGCTCACTTAGTCCACAGTAATCAATAGCAGtgacaataatttttaaatcattcaTCAATGATTAGCTTTACCTAGCAAGAAACGTCCTGTATCAGGACATCCCACGTACATAGCACCAGTTGGAACAGGACTATTAAGCACCTGCGCCCTCGCATTGCTCACTGGAAAGTTCGTTTCTTATCACTTTCCATGTCAAGGTTAAAATCAGAACAGTGAGGAACACTGACAGGGATTCAGTAAAACAGACGCGTGGCAGGCTGTACAAGTCCTACTGTGTTCTCAGGAGCCTACCAGCTCAGCAGAAGTGTCTGCCTCTGAGGGGCGAACACACAAGAGGCAGAGGTCAACAGCAGGGCTCAAAATCCCCACCAAGTATGGCCACACCGTTCTTCTCTTACCAACCATCTGCCACACACACCTCTGGGAGAGTAAGGGGGTTCTGGTTCAGCCCCAGCTTTGATTCCACGGAGGGTTAGTCAGCTTCAAACCTGGAGACTGACAGCTGCATTTTTACCGAGTCGACTCTTACTAGCATGCCTTTCTGAGGCATCTAAAGGGATGAGGGCATAGATAGGTATGCACAGTGAAGAATCAACTTTAAATATTCAGACTGTTGCTTTTCTAAAATCACAGATTGAAGTGACTCCTCGAAGAAAACCAGTTTCTTCATACATGAAATATAGTATATAAAAAGCTGGAATGATGGGCAATTCAAATACAAAACTCAAGTACAAAACACCCTACTTTTGGTTTCCAAACTACACAGATTATTCATACCATATAACTGCTCCATATATAGTTACACCACTAGCGTAAAGTACTATTAATACTAAAACTCCTCAGTTAGCAAACTGAGGCTCTGTGTCCTGACAACTGCACTAAAACTGCAGCGCTGAGCCAGAGCTGAGGCATCTTCGCTAAGCATGGCTTCCTGCatggcttcctgcttcctgctctcctGTGCCACAATTATTGAAAGAAGGGATCTGCTCTGCAAACGACTGCGCCATCCACTGCCCGTTTGGAACGTCGCTCGGAGCTGATTCTCCTCCCAGCTCCGCACTGTTGgctgctgggaaggaaaaaaaaatcttagttcATTGTCCAGTTTAAATTGATCTAATTAGGAGATTTTAAAAGTGCATGAAAGAACTACTAAAATACTGAGTGAGCTTTAAAAACCAATGATGAGTTATTACTAGATTTTCAGATGGAGGGCCCACAAACCATCGTTTGCCACTCAAGGAGGGAAAGGCAAACCGCTTGGTTTCCAAGCCGACTAAGATCATGTGTGAGAAGCTTTAATCACTTGGTTACATTTTCACAGTAGCATTCTAAATCTTGAGCAATCTCCCTCTCTCTAGCATCCCCACCACCCCCAGTCCTCCCTCCGCAAGGACGAGTCTGGAGGGAAACATACTTAGCCCATTTGAAGCAAAGCCACAAGGTTCCCCATTACACGGGTTTTCACCACAGGCACCGCCATACGCTGCCTCATAGCCTGGGTCATACTTTTCTTCCTTAACAGCCGTCCTCTTTGCGTCCTctgtggggaggggaaaaggggattGAAATCAATGCTGTATAAAAATTTTCTACGCAAATGCAGCTGAGTCATATAATTTGcggctgtttttctttttaagatttgttattttttatcTGTAGTGTCTGTGAGGTGCATGAATTTATATTCATTCGGGTGCCCaattcctggaactggaattacaggtatgtgtgAACTGCCTGAAGTGGGTTCTGGGACccaaaccctggtcttctgcaagagcaacaagtgctcccgaccactgaggcatctctcgaACCCCATTTGCTATCGTCCTTAAAATTCTTTGTTGCACACAGGAAATTAGGCTGTAAAAACCGGAAAAACCCACTGCACTCCATTTTACACAGAGAGATGCTCCTTGGACTCAGAATACTGGGAAAACCGCGGTATATGGACCCGTGAACAGACACTAAAACCCGCTACCAGAGGAAGCTGGTGAGGGAGGGACGGTAGCAAACCTTGTGCGAGCTGCAGGTCGAACGTGTACTGCACCTCCTGAACGTCCGTGCTGCGCTCGATGCCCTTCAGCTGGTCTCGCAAGTCCTTCAGCTTAATGTAGTAATGGACTTTGTCCTGCGCCCGAGGGAACTGAGCGCACCGGGCACTGGAGGACGGCATGACGTAGCAGAGCTGGGACCAACAAGTTTCAGAGACGTTAACATCTGCCTGGATGCACGTCTACCGTGCTGAGGAAAACTGAACTTCATTTGGCTTAACAGCTTGATATGTAAATCAACCAAAGAAGCTGCATTTGAAGATCTCCAAGTGTAGCTTGCTTTGAGTTCTTTTATCACAAACTATGGACAAAACCGTGTGCGTAATTAATTTAGAAATGTTCCTAGGGATTGGATGAAATACTAGAAGTGAATGGTGGAGGGAAAGACACTTGCATTTATCATGTTGATTGGTGACAAACTATCCTTAAAGAGCAGAACCCATTTTTTTGTTCTCTACACATAAATGAGGAAATAAACTATTATATTTACGGCAATTTTTATGTTGGTTTGCCTTTCATATATTACAATTATTTTGCTTTGAGATTTCCTCatcatatattataattattttgctTTGATTACAGAATTCTTAGAaactcctgttttttttttttttaaagatttatttatttaatatgtgtacacatcattttgcctgcatgtatgcctacaagccagaagagggcacaagatcccactacagatggctgtgagccatgaGTGATTGGTGGAAACTGAACTCTGGACCTCGGgaagagccacctctccagcctgagaaaCTCGTGACTAATGGAAATGTGTGGGTGTTAGCACATTTTATAATAGCACATTCAAGATACTCTTCAATTAAAATGATCTAGAGTGGACTGGTTGGGGGTGacggcacacaccttcaatcctagcactcagaggcagaggcagatggatctctgtagACTTGAGGACAGCCCTGTCGATTGCACACAGTGAGacccctgcctgcctctccttctccGTCTCCCACCCACAAAttaagagaataaaaagaaagtaaactcTTTTCACTTCCAGCCAATCACCAGCAACATCGACAGCCTCGTAGAATGCACTGTGGAAGACGGGTGTGAGGCACCTTctttagttagttagttggttagttaCTTAGTTAGTTTTGGGGACCGGGCATTGGTATGTGTAccagtggaagtcagaggataacttgtaggagtcagttctctccttccacactatgggtccagggattgaactccggTTGTCCGGCTTGGCAGAAAATGTCTtaacccactgaaccatcctgcTGGCCCCACGAGCCATCTCCACAACCGCTAACATGGGAGAGCCCAGCCGACGGGAAGTACTGCCGTCCTTAGTCTGACGAACTcatctttaaagatttatgtatttgtatgtgcactggtgttttgcgtGGACGAATATCAGTGTGAGGGTCCCAGAAcccttggaactagagtcacagacaGACAGTGACTGCCATGTgagagctgggaattgaagttagttcctctggaagaacagccagtgctgtaAGCACAAaggcatctctccaggcccaggcccagagcGCAGGTTTTATAAGAAAGACAGCTGGGCCAGCAAGTGCGCAACCTGCCTCACATGTGACGGAACCCTAGGGtcaatcactcacacacacacacacacacacacacacacgcatgcacacagaggTGGAAGGGGGGCAAGTAAGAAAGCTTCTGGGCGGCCCCATGACACCTCTGACTGTGTGACAGTTCGGAACAGGCTGGCTGGCTGTTTGTCTAGCATGTTCAGCTCTAAAATTAAGCTGGGGTTAATTTTACATTTGTAACTTATACAAATGAAGTGGTTAATTTTACCAATGAGGACACCGAtgcatacattatacacatatgtatttctGAATTTGTGCAGTATGTGGCAGTTCCGCTGACATTTAGCTGatgaatactttttaaataaaactctaaCTGCATCGGAAAGTCTTAAAGCCGGTTAACAAAACAGGtggattctctttttttttttttttctttttttttggttctttttttcggagctggggaccgaacccagggccttgcacttcctaggtaagcgctctaccactgagctaaatccccagcccccaggtgGATTCTCTTATGGCAAAGATGACAATGTCTGAGGAGACGGGAAGGACAGCCAGAGACTTACAGTTTCTGTGTCTGGGATCTTGTGCGGTTGAAGCCCAAATTCCAAGTTCTTAACCTTTACTCCAAAAACTTCTTTACTGAAAATCTCATAAATacctaaaacaaacacaaacatatttAACACTGCCCTTGCCGTTAGCATAGAGAAAAGatgaaaaatgtaaaagtaaTTCTTACATTTTCCATTAAACACCGCTATTCGTGGCTGATATTTCTGTAGTTTCTGCACTAGGATACGCCCTCCTTCCCGGAATTCTTTACTGGAATTGAATTGAGAAGCCATGAGGAACATAAACAGAGCAGTCACATGTCAACATGTGACAAGAGCACTTTTGGATCCTGGTTTGGATCAGCTCCATACAATATTCCTTAGTAGGCGTGAGGCCCATAGCATCGTAAAACTCAAGTTCCATAGCTACCTAGACAGATCCTTGCTGCCTGGCGTTGTCCGTTCCACCATGTTGGTGAATCCGATGCCGTATTTTCCAGGTAAGGTGTGGTCATCCATGTGATTCAGCTGCACCTCGCTCAACCCAGACATGAACAGACACTTCCCTGTGAAAAGAGAGCTCTGTTACCTCCGAGGAACAACTGATGTTGCTAAAACTGAAGGGAAATAAAGGACTTAAAATACGCCAAAAATTAGTAACCTATGTCAAACACTATATTGAACAACAACAGctaatttctgattttaataATCGTAACTTTCCTACAAGAAACTATCACTTTCTTTGCACACACAGCTTCAGACTGTGTCCTCACCTAATAATTGACAGTGTCACCACTTTGCCCTTAGACTGCCCCACGGACAAACCTCTTGAGGGTGGAGGAAACTAAGGCATACTTTCTCGGGATTTTAAAGCGATGGGGATGAGACGTTGCTAGGTTCAAAGTCCACCATTACCGTCCTACACATCTGGAGCCTCGCGCTCAGACAAGCAGTGCGTGTGAGGACTCTACAGTAGGCAGTGGTAAAGGGGGTGTAGGACACCTTGCATGTACACAGCAACGCAGTAAGAAAGCCTGTTCTAAAGCTCACTATCAAAGAAGGAGCCTCTGCTGCTCTCTCCTTCTACAGAAACTGTCTTTAGAGAATGCCTCAGACAAAGCATTTTATACATAACCGATCGAGACCCAGCCGTCAATGAACTTCTTTTAAGAAACGTTTACAGCTATTCTGTCTATGggtgtgtcttagttaaggtttctattgctgtgataaaaaccacgactaggggttggggatttagctcagtggtagagcgcttgcctaggaagcgcaaggccctgggttcggtccccagctcggggggggcgggggggggcgggGACAAACCACGACTAAACTCGATTTGGGGACAAACAGGTTTATTTCAACTTACATCTCTCAGGTCATACTCCATCACCTGAAAGaagccagagcaggaactcaagacaggaacctggaggcaggaagtgacgcagaggccatggaggatgctccttattggcttgctcagcctgctttcttatacaactcagggccacctgcccagggctgTGAGCACCCAGTGAGCTAAACCTTCCCAATATGGTgacagcattttctcagttgagcttCTCTCAAGCTGAAGTACTCTGAGCTGTGTCAcacagacaaaaaataaaaaacaaaaccaaccaggacaGGCTGTTTTGTCTAGGGTGCGGTGCACCATGTATGGGGTTGGTACCGAAAGAGCCAGGTCCTCTTGGACTgtagctacagatggttgtgagcccccatgtagGCGCTGAGTCAAACCTGGGTGCGCTGGAAGAGCGGTCaatgctctcaacctctgagctcCATAATCAACACTTTTTATGTCTCCAAGAAAATAACACTGATAAAAATCTGGGAACATCAACACTTTTGCCTACACTGTCACAGCAAAGTGTTATTGGTACTATATCTatggagtacacacacacacacacacacacacacacacacacacacacacacagtcacagtcacagtcacagttaCAGTCACTCAAAAACAATCAAGGATCAAGGCCAGGTGcatacctttaagcccagcacttgggaggcaaaggcaggaaggtaTCTGtaagttcaagccagcctggtctacataggagtTTCCGagtagccaggactacatagaaagactctgtctcagaacacCCCTCGCCCCcccaaagaaaaaa
This window contains:
- the Tdg gene encoding G/T mismatch-specific thymine DNA glycosylase isoform 2 (isoform 2 is encoded by transcript variant 2); translated protein: MMAEAPNMADVAGQQMPAEAPAQDPVPEAPKRRKRKTRAAEAQDPVEPKKPAASKKSGKSTKSKEKQEKITDTFKVKRKVDRFNGVSEAELLTKTLPDILTFNLDIVIIGINPGLMAAYKGHHYPGPGNHFWKCLFMSGLSEVQLNHMDDHTLPGKYGIGFTNMVERTTPGSKDLSSKEFREGGRILVQKLQKYQPRIAVFNGKCIYEIFSKEVFGVKVKNLEFGLQPHKIPDTETLCYVMPSSSARCAQFPRAQDKVHYYIKLKDLRDQLKGIERSTDVQEVQYTFDLQLAQEDAKRTAVKEEKYDPGYEAAYGGACGENPCNGEPCGFASNGLTANSAELGGESAPSDVPNGQWMAQSFAEQIPSFNNCGTGEQEAGSHAGSHA
- the Tdg gene encoding G/T mismatch-specific thymine DNA glycosylase isoform 1 (isoform 1 is encoded by transcript variant 1), with amino-acid sequence MDAEAARSYSLEQVQALYSFPFQQMMAEAPNMADVAGQQMPAEAPAQDPVPEAPKRRKRKTRAAEAQDPVEPKKPAASKKSGKSTKSKEKQEKITDTFKVKRKVDRFNGVSEAELLTKTLPDILTFNLDIVIIGINPGLMAAYKGHHYPGPGNHFWKCLFMSGLSEVQLNHMDDHTLPGKYGIGFTNMVERTTPGSKDLSSKEFREGGRILVQKLQKYQPRIAVFNGKCIYEIFSKEVFGVKVKNLEFGLQPHKIPDTETLCYVMPSSSARCAQFPRAQDKVHYYIKLKDLRDQLKGIERSTDVQEVQYTFDLQLAQEDAKRTAVKEEKYDPGYEAAYGGACGENPCNGEPCGFASNGLTANSAELGGESAPSDVPNGQWMAQSFAEQIPSFNNCGTGEQEAGSHAGSHA
- the Tdg gene encoding G/T mismatch-specific thymine DNA glycosylase isoform X2 codes for the protein MMAEAPNMADVAGQQMPAEAPAQDPVPEAPKRRKRKTRAAEAQDPVEPKKPAASKKSGKSTKSKEKQEKITDTFKVKRKVDRFNGVSEAELLTKTLPDILTFNLDIVIIGINPGLMAAYKGHHYPGPGNHFWKCLFMSGLSEVQLNHMDDHTLPGKYGIGFTNMVERTTPGSKDLSSKEFREGGRILVQKLQKYQPRIAVFNGKCIYEIFSKEVFGVKVKNLEFGLQPHKIPDTETLCYVMPSSSARCAQFPRAQDKVHYYIKLKDLRDQLKGIERSTDVQEVQYTFDLQLAQEDAKRTAVKEEKYDPGYEAAYGGACGENPCNGEPCGFASNGLTNSAELGGESAPSDVPNGQWMAQSFAEQIPSFNNCGTGEQEAGSHAGSHA
- the Tdg gene encoding G/T mismatch-specific thymine DNA glycosylase isoform X1, with translation MDAEAARSYSLEQVQALYSFPFQQMMAEAPNMADVAGQQMPAEAPAQDPVPEAPKRRKRKTRAAEAQDPVEPKKPAASKKSGKSTKSKEKQEKITDTFKVKRKVDRFNGVSEAELLTKTLPDILTFNLDIVIIGINPGLMAAYKGHHYPGPGNHFWKCLFMSGLSEVQLNHMDDHTLPGKYGIGFTNMVERTTPGSKDLSSKEFREGGRILVQKLQKYQPRIAVFNGKCIYEIFSKEVFGVKVKNLEFGLQPHKIPDTETLCYVMPSSSARCAQFPRAQDKVHYYIKLKDLRDQLKGIERSTDVQEVQYTFDLQLAQEDAKRTAVKEEKYDPGYEAAYGGACGENPCNGEPCGFASNGLTNSAELGGESAPSDVPNGQWMAQSFAEQIPSFNNCGTGEQEAGSHAGSHA